Sequence from the uncultured Flavobacterium sp. genome:
GTCTGCATAATCAACCAAAACTACTTTACTAAAACGTGTAAAAGCTAAACCTGCATCAAATTTATGTATTGAATAATTTAAGTTCAAACCAAATTTACTGTCTGGAGCAGAAGCTAATAAAAATGCTTTTTCACGTTTTCCGAAGAAAATATCGCCTGGCAAAGTGCCATTTTTTACATTATCAATTTTCATATCGTTAATGTTTCCAACTAATGTTGCTCCAAATTGTCCAAAGTCAAATGATTTTTTCCAAGAGAAAACTAAGTCCAAACCATGTGTGCTTGTATCTACACCATTTGCAAAAAACTGAGCTTTATCAACTCCTAAATTCAATGGTTTTGCATCAAAATATCCGGTAAGAACGATACGATCTTTTACTTTAATATAATATCCATCAACAGTTGCTGTGAAATCTCCAAAAGTTGCTGTGAAACCCAAAGAAGCATTTACAGCTTTCTCTTCGTTTAACTTTTGAATTCCGAAAGCTCTCGTAACCGGACTATCATTTGGAGCCAAAAGTACTTCGGTTGCTCCGCCGGCATTGAAATTTGTAAAACGTAAATTATAATAAACCTGTGCTAATGATGGCGCACGGAAACCTGTACTTACAGAACCTCTTAGATTAATATGATCTGTAATTTTAAGTCTTGAAGCTAATTTTCCGTTTAGAGTACTTCCAAAATCACTGTAATTTTCAAAACGAACGGCTCCGCTTACCATTAAAGATTCCGTTACATCTAACTCAGCATCCGTATATAAAGAGAAGTTTGTACGGCTTTCATTTACGACATTCGCAGGGCTATATCCTGGGAATCCCTGAGAACTTCCCGGTCTTGGAATAGTTGGTGAAGAGGTTGGATCTGTAGGATCATAATCAGGATTCGGGATTGTTGGCGGACTCTGAGTCGTTGGATCTGTGATTGGTTTTCCGTTAGTATCATAAGTAGTATATGAACCTTCTTCACCAGCAAAGATTTCGAATTTTTCCACTCTGAATTCTGTTCCAAAAGCAATATTGAAACCTTTTAAAACATCAGGATAATTTTTAGAAATATCAAAATTAGTTGTGTTTTGAAGTAAACTATGTCCACCAGCATCAAATTGAAGAGGAGATTTGTCTAAAAGAGAAGCATTTATTGTTCCTTTTATATCATAATGAAATTTATTTTTTCCGAAAGTATTACTTAAATCCATTTTCCATCCGCCAGAAGTTTCTGTTCTAATTCCTGCTGCGATAGAATTGTCATTGATTTTTGAAGTAATTCTTGGAGTATATCCACCAGGATAAACAGATTCTACAACTCTTTCACCATCATTTCTGGTAAAAGCATATGCATCGGTATTTCTAACGCTGCTTCCGCCAAAAGCATAAAATTCTGTTTTATCAGCAATTGGAACAGCAAGATTTCCAAAGAAATTCAATCCATTGATTTGTGCGTCACCAAAACCTTTTCTGAAATCATAACCAGGTCTTAAAGTTTTTTCTTTATTGATAAATTCCCCTGTAAAATTAACGTAACCGCCTTTGCTGCCTAATGCAACTCCATAATTGGCAGCCACTTTTACAGATTGACCATCAAGTGATTTGTCTTTTCCGTAAGAGTTTCCATTTCCTTTTGTGTCCAATCTATAACCTTTAGTATTTGGTGTTCCCGGTAAAAAGTCTCCTTTTGCATCTGTATTAAAAGCTCCGTAAGTAACAGATCCTGTTAACTCATTAACATTATCTGCAGTTACAATATTGATAACACCTGCAATAGCATCAGAACCGTATTGTGCAGCGGCACCGTCTCTCAAAATTTCAATTCTTTTGATAGAAGCAACCGGAATAGCATTCAAATCCGTTCCAGTATTTCCACGTCCGCGAGTACCAAATAAGTTGATAAGAGACGATTGATGTCTTCTTTTTCCGTTAATTAAAACCAAAGTCTGGTCAGGTCCCATACCTCTTAAAGAAGCAGGATCGACGTGGTCAGCACCATCAGATCCGGATTGTTTGTTGGCATTAAAAGAAGGAGCAACATATTGCAGTAGCTGATTGATTTCTATTTTCCCGCTTTGAGTTGTTACATCTTTAACATTAATGACATCAATTGGAACTGCGGAATTTACAACCGTCCTTTTGGTATTTCTCGATCCAACGACAACTACGTCACTTAAAATTTGACCGCCGTTTTGATCTAATACAATGCTAACATCGCCACTTGTAGCTTGTTTTTCAACAGTAGTATATCCAATATAACTGAAAATTAAAGTAGCGCCATCTTTAACTTTTATTCTGTAACTACCTTCAAAATCAGTTGATACGCCGTTGGTAGTTCCTTTTTCAAGAATGTTAACGCCGGGTAAAGGCGCGCCTGCTTTGTCTTTTACAACTCCCGAAATTTCTTTTTGTGCAAAAAGAAACACTGTGTTTAATAGAAATAATAATAATGCAATCTTTCTCATGGTTGTGTGAGTTTGGTTTATTTTTTCGTTTTGATCGTTGTTAAATGTAGTATTTTTTAACAAAATATTAGCAAAAAGTTTAATTATTTTATTAGTTGTGCTTTAAAATATATTAATCGTCATTTTTACTTCACTTACGAGCTATTAAATCTTATATTTGCAAAATTTTAAAGCCAAAAAATATCATTTCGGCAGAAACAAAAAATTAAAACATAAATTATAGATCATTAAAGTAAGCGCCTATATATTAAGGTAGAAGCATTACTGATAAGACCTGAGAAATTCAGGATCAAATAAAAAATAAATAGAAACAACAGATGAAAGCAGGAATTGTAGGATTACCAAATGTTGGAAAATCAACATTATTTAATTGTTTATCTAATGCAAAAGCGCAAAGTGCGAACTTTCCGTTTTGTACAATCGAACCTAATATTGGTGTTGTAAACGTTCCGGATCCAAGAATCAACAAATTAGAAGAATTGGTGAAACCAGAGCGCGTACAAATGGCAACAGTTGATATTGTTGATATCGCAGGTTTGGTAAAAGGTGCAAGTAAAGGTGAAGGTCTTGGAAACCAATTTTTAGGAAACATTAGAGAGTGTAATGCTATTATTCACGTTTTACGTTGTTTTGATAACGATAATATCGTTCACGTTGACGGAAATGTAAATCCAATTCGTGACAAAGAAACGATCGATATCGAGTTACAATTAAAAGATTTAGAAACTGTTGAAAAACGTTTAGAGAAAGTAAATCGTGCTGCTAAAACAGGAAATAAAGAAGCACAAACTGAAAAAGCACTTTTAGACAGAATCAGAGAAGCATTATTACAAGCTAAATCTGCTCGTACAATTACTCCTCAAGGTAATGACGAAGAAGTTTTAATGGAATCTTTTCAATTAATTACTGCAAAACCAGTATTATACGTTTGTAATGTTGACGAAAATTCAGCAGTAAACGGAAACAAATATGTAGATCAGGTTCGTGAATTAGTAAAAGACGAAGATGCTGAAGTAATTATCCTTTCAGTAGGAGCTGAGGCTGATATTACAGAATTAGAAAGCTACGAAGAGCGCCAGGTTTTCCTAGAAGATATGGGATTAACAGAGCCAGGAGCATCAGTTTTAATTCGTGCAGCTTACAAATTATTAAAACAACAAACTTACTTTACTGCAGGTGTAAAAGAAGTTCGTGCCTGGACAATCAACATTGGAGCAACTGCGCCACAAGCAGCAGGAGTTATCCACACTGATTTCGAAAAAGGATTCATTCGTGCTGAGGTAATTTCATACGAAGATTACGTTCAATATGGTTCAGAAGCAAAAGCAAAAGAAGCAGGAAAATTCAAAGTAGAAGGAAAAGAATACGTAGTAAAAGATGGTGATGTAATGCATTTCCGTTTTAACGTTTAATTTTTTCTGGAGATTTTTTTAGATAAAAGAAGAAAGAATAAAGATTATAGATTAAAACTGCTGGAGAAATTCAGCAGTTTTTTTTTATGCTAAAAAAAGAAATGATATTCTTTGCATAAAGTTTGTCATTTCGAGGAACGAGAAATCACACGAGAAGCTCGACAAAAAAATCCGCATAAAACAATAAAAAAATCCGTTTAAATCCGCGTTTTCGCTTTAGCGAATCCGTATCATCCGCGTATTATTTTTCAGAAATAATTTTCAGATTTACATTTCAAGATTTTTCCTGAATTTATTTTTGGATCTGGTATAAAAACAGCTTCTTCCAGTCGCTTTTTTATCATCACAAAAAAATAAATAATAAAAAAAATCCTTTTAAATCCGCGCTTTCGCATTAGCGAATCCATATAATCCGCGGACCATCATTTTTTTGGCTTAAAAATTGGTTACAACAAAAAAGACCACTTCATTAACCTAAAACAACCAACCAAAATGCTAAAAACAACCTTCAAATTTCTAGGCTGGACAATCCTCGGAATCATTACTTTTCTTGTTCTTTATGTAATCTCCGTTTATTTAATTTCTAAAATTACTGTCAATTCTGATATTGTACAAGTTGACGAAAAAGACGCGATTCCTATTTACATACTTTCCAACGGAGTTCATACTGATATTGTGGTTCCAATTACGACTGAAATTAAAGATTGGCGAAACGAAATCCAATTCAGTCAAACACAATCAAAAGATAGTTTAATGCAATTTGTAGCTTTTGGCTGGGGCGATAAAGGATTTTATTTGCATACGCCGGAATGGTCAGATTTGAAAGCAAGTACGGCTTTAAAAGCTATTTTCGGAGTCAGTTCATCTGCAATGCATACTACGTTTTTTAAACAACTAAAAGAAGGCGAAAATTGTAAACGTATCCTGATTTCAAAAGACAACTATCAAAAGTTAGTCGCCTATATTTCAGAAAGTTTCAATAATCCCACAAATCCGGAATGGATTCAAGGTTATAGCTACGGAAAGAAAGATGCTTTTTATGAAGCAAAAGGAAGTTACAGTTTGTTTTATACTTGTAATACCTGGGCAAACTGCGCACTAAAAGCCGCCAATCAAAAAGCAAGTTTATGGACGATTTATGATAAAGGGATTTTTTGTCATTATCAATAAAAGTAGCCATGAAAAAGATAATTTTAATTCTCATTTTACTTGTTGTTTTAACTTCATGTAAAAAAGCTGATGCTCCAGCTTGCGAAGACTGTTTGGCTTTTTATTTTGAAAATCCACAACCTTATAATGATTCTGAATTAACGGGCTTTCCATCTAAATTCAGAGGATTGTATAGGAATGATGACTCAACTTTTATTAGAATTGAAGAGGATAGAATTTTAAGAGAATATTTCTATACAAATATCATTCATAAAAAGGCTTTAGATTCCTTAAAAGAGGATTATAATATTATAAATGGTAAACTGGTGATTAAAGATTTTAAAGCAGAATATAACCTAAAACCAAAAGGCGATTCAATACTTTTGACACGGAAAATGATTGATACTTTATTTAGATTTTCACTAAATCAGAAAGCAAAACGTATTAATGGTCAGTTGGTTTTAAGTAGAAAAGATTCTGTATTTTGGAATGTTCAGTTTCTTTCAATTGAAAAAAATACAATTAAGTTTAAAAATCTTTATGAAAAAGAAGATTTAAAGAAGTTAGATTCAGTTACCCAAATTAAAGGTAAAATGTTAGATTCAACTTCATATTTAATAAAACCAACGCGACGTGAGTTTAAAAATATCTTTAAAATTAAACATTTGGGAACGGATGCTGAGTATAAAAAGGTTTCAAAATAAGATTTTTGATTTGTTTTATTTTCAAGTGTAATATGTGTAGTCCCTACGGGACATTTGTGTGGGGATGATTATTTTCTACCGACATTTAATCTCTACGAGATATATTAACTAGAGGCATTGTTTTGTTATTTTTGAAATATTGTTTTACTAAATATACTCCGTTAGGAGTAACATATCGGTAGAAAATGTTCCAGAAAATCACCCCACGCAAATGTCTCGTACGGACTACACATATTACACAGATATATTAAAAATGAAATTTAAACATGGTTAAAATATAAAATTCATCTAAAATACAAGAATTCAAAATTTTTGAAAATTCCTTAAATTTGAGAGAATATCAAAAATACAGTTCATGAAAATTAAAAATATATTCTCCAAAACTTGGTTTCTTCTAAAAAATACCTTTTTAGAATTTAACGATGATAATGCAATTAAGCTGAGTGCAGCATTGGCATATTACACCATATTTGCCTTGCCGCCTTTATTAATTATTATAATCACAATTTGTGGTTTCTTTTTTGGAGAAGAAGCTGTAACAGGAGAATTGTATGGACAAATTAATGGTTTGGTAGGTAATGGCGCGGCGAGTCAAATTCAGGAAGCTATAAAAAATGTGCAGTTATCCGGCGATAATCTTTTTGCAACAGTATTTGGAATCGTTATGTTGTTAATTGGAGCATCTGGAGTTTTTGCTGAAATACAAAGTTCCATAAATTTTATTTGGGGATTACGTGCAAAACCAGACAAAGGGATTAAGAAATTTATTCAAAATCGCTTAATGTCATTCTCTATGATTGCTTCAGTAGGATTTTTAATGTTGGTCAGTCTTTTTATAAGTACAACTTTAGACTTACTGAGTTCACGTTTAAAAGTATATTTTCCAGAGAGTACTGTTTATTTATTTTATGTGGTTAACCTAGTTATTGTGCTGGCGAGTATTACAACTCTTTTTGCCATTATTTTTAGAACATTGCCTGATGGAAAAATAAGATGGAAAGATGCTTTTATAGGATCAGGAGTTACAGCTGTCCTTTTTATGATTGGTAAATTTGCCATTGGTTTTTATTTAGGTAGTTCTACGGTTGCTTCTGTGTATGGTGCGGCAGGTTCTGTTATAATAATTCTGGTTTGGGTTTATTATTCGGCAATAATTCTTTACTTTGGAGCAGAATTTACGAAAGTCTATGCTAAGTCTTATGGAGGAAAAATTTATCCAAACGAATATTCTGTAGAAATAGCAAAAGAAATTTATGAAATCGACAAACCCAAAAAAGAACCCATAGAAGAAACATTACAAAAAGAGAAACCATGAAAATAGTAGCCTTTGGAGGAAGTAACAGTCAGCATTCTATCAACAAACATTTTGCAACTTATGCAGCAAGCTTATTTGAAAATGCAGACGTCGAAGTTTTGGATTTGAATGATTTTGCAATGCCATTATTTAGTGTTGATTTAGAAAAAGAAATCGGTCAGCATGAACTTGCAAAAGCTTTTCTGAAAAAAATAGAAAGTGCTGATGTTTTAGTTATTTCTTTAGCAGAAAATAATGGAAATTATTCTGCGGCTTTTAAAAATTTGTTTGATTGGAGTTCCAGAATAACCAAAGAGGTTTTTCAGCAAAAAGCTACTTTATTATTAGCAACTTCTCCGGGACCTAGAGGAGGAGCTTCAGTTTTAGAAATTGCCAATAATGCTTTGCCAAGATATGGGGCACAAATCAAAGCGACTTATTCATTACCAACTTTCAATGCTAATTTTAATCTGGAGGAAAATAAAATCTCAAATACAGAGTTAGATAAAGAATTAAAAGACATTATTAAGTCTAGTTTTTAATCTATGATCCTAAAAAAGATTGCCTTCATATTCCTTTTCCTGAGTTTTATTTTTCCGCATTTGTCGTATTCTCAAAAATACGATGCGATTGATAATATAGTACTGAAATATCCCAAGCATTTTGGTTCTACAGAAAGTCTTGCCGAAAGAATTCAAAAAGATTTTACAACAGAACATGATAAAGCAAGAGCGATTTACAGCTGGATTGCTTTGAATATAAAATACGACTACAAAGCTTATTTAAATCCGCCAAAATCAATACGATTTAGCTACAGAAATGAAGCCGAAAAACAGAGACAAATAGAAGCATTAAAAGATAAAACGTGGCAAAAAGCATTTGATTCTCAAAAAGCGGTTTGCGAAGGTTTTACACTTTTATATCAGCGTTTAGCTACTTTAGTTGGTTTGAAAGCAGAAGTTATTCGTGGCGATTCAAAAAGATTATTGAGTGATATTGGCCGCGAAAATTTACAATCAAATCACGCCTGGAATATGGTTCAGATTGACAGAAAATGGATTTTGGTCGATGCAACCTGGGGACAAGGATATTATGACAGTAACAAAAAAGCAATGGTGAATTATTTTAATTCTGTTTATTTTGATACTGATCCCAAGTACTTTTTTGCGAAACATTTTCCTGATTCGGGAGTTTATCTGAATGAAAAATTAAACAAAGACGATTTCTTAAATGGACCTCTTATTTTTGATGCAACAATCGAAGGAAATTATGAAATTTTATCGCCTGATTCGGGAATTATAGAAGCAAATGATGGAGATAAAATTACTTTCAGAATTAAAAATATTTCAAAAGCAGATACACTTTTTTATGTGAAAAAAGGAAAAGCAACTAAAATCGAAAATCCAAGAGAAGTAAGAGGATCATTAGAATTTCAGGTTACTTATGATAAAAAAATGGGATCTTATATTACTTTCTTTTTGTATCAAAATAGTATCGCATCTTTCAAAATACTTCCAAAATAATAAAACAACTTATTAAATTTTACTTTTTACAATTTAAACCTCTTATGACACTAAGAAAAATCGTCTTTGCATTCTTTTTATTAAATATTGTTTCTATCAATCTATCTTATTCACAACAATACAGCGCGATTGATAGTCTTGTTTTGAAATATCCAAGTTTTGGAAGTACAGAAAAATTAGCCGAAAGAATAAAAAAAGATTTTACATCAGAACATGATAAAGCGCGAGCAATTTATAGTTGGATTGCTTTGAATTTGGATTATGACTTAAAAACGTATTTAAATCCGCCAGAACCAAAAACTTTTACTTCTAAGAATGAAGCAGAGAATGCCAAACAAATTCAATTAGCGCATACAAGTACAACTCAGAAAACATTTAGATCTAAAAAAGGAGTATGCGAAGGATTTTCTTTATTGTACCAGCATTTGGCTACATTATCGGGATTAAAATGTCAGGTCGTAGTTGGAGATTCTAAAAGATTATTGAATGATATTGGAAGAAAAAGATTAGGATCAAATCATGCTTGGAATACAGTTCAAATCGACGGAAAATGGATCTTAATTGATGCTACGTGGGGAAATGGGTATTTTGATGAGAAGCGTCAAGTTGTTGTAAAGAAATTTACGTCAATTTATTTTGATATGGCTCCGGAATATTTCTACATGACACATTTTCCAGAATCGTCAATGTATGCAGGTAACACCGGAAATAAAGAAGCGTTTTTAAATGGACCACTTATTTATGATGAATATGTAGATAATTCCTGCGAAATTTCAGCTCCATATTCAGGAATTGTTCATGCAAATGATGGCGATAAAATAACTTTTCAAATTAAAAATATTTCAAGAATCGAGAATCTTTATTATTTGAATAAGAAAGAAGAACATGTCAATATTGAAAACGCAAAAGAAAAAGACGGAGCATTAGAATTTCAGGTTACTTATAATAGAAAATATGGCCGATTTATAACTTTTTTTCTTTATAACCGAGCTCTTGTAGCTTTTAAAATTGTTCCTAAACAAATATAATCCAGATGTTTGTCTAAAGGATTTTCTTCTTTTATCGAATTGACGTATCTTAGCAATTACGGTTTTTGATAATTAACAGTGCCAGATTATGGAAACAACTTTCCTGAAATCAATTTTAGATAATGATTTCTACAAATTTACGATGCAGCATACTGTAATAAAACTTTTTCCAAAGGCAAGAGTTCGTTATGGTTTTATAAATAGGGGAAAACATGTTTTTCCGCCAGGATTTGCAGATTTACTTCGAAAATCTGTTGATGCAATGGCCGATTTGCGATTGACAAAAGAAGAAAAACTATATTTATCGCATCATTGTCCGTATTTAGATCCAACGTATTTCGACTTTTTACACGGATATGTTTATGATCCGTCAGAAGTTCAAATTAGTCAGGAAGGATCAGAAATAAAAGTTACTGTTGAAGGATATTGGTATCGCACGATTTTATGGGAAGTGCCTTTGATGGCTTTGATTTCGGAGCTTTTTTATAAATCCAATCATTTAATTCGCTTAAACGACGAAGCTGTAAAAGAGCTTACCAAAAACAAAATAGATAATTATAACAAACTTGGAGTTTCGATTTTAGAATTTGGTACAAGACGTCGTCATTCTTATGATGTGCATGTTTTGATAAATGATACACTACGAACATTTGGTTCAGAAAGTTTTATAGGAACCAGCAATGTACATTTTGCAATGGTTAATAATATCAGGCCTTTAGGAACTCATGCACATGAATGGTTTATGTTTCATGCGGCGCAATATGGGTTTAAAATGGCTAATTTTATGAGTCTCGAGCATTGGACGCAAGTTTATGGTGGAGATTTAGGAATTGCCTTGACGGACACTTATACGACTGAAATTTTCTTTAGTCAATTTGATAAAAAATATTCTAAACTTTTTGATGGAGTTCGTCATGATAGCGGAGATCCAATTGAGTTTGCCCAAAAAGTAATTTCACATTATACTAAAATGGGAATTGATCCGAAATCTAAAGTGATTGTTTTCTCGGATTCTTTAAATTATGATAAAGTAAAAAGTATAACCGATTTTTGTAAAGATAAAATCAAAATGTCGTTTGGTATAGGAACCAATTTTACCAATGATGTAGGTTTGCCATCTATGAATATGGTTATAAAACTAACCGAAGTTAAACTTGAAAACAGATATTGGGAAGGAGTTGTAAAACTTTCTGACGAGAAGAATAAAAACACGGGAACGCCCGAAATGATTGAATTGGCTAAAGAAGTACTGGGAATCAAATAGTATTATTTTGTTTCAAAGTTGATTTTTTATATTTTTAACGGTCGTATTATTTTAAAATCAATTTAAATAGAATTCAAAGCTGTTATAATTCGTAACAAAAAAGAAATACGCTTTCATTTTTTGACTATAAATGGTACATTAGCCAAAAATCCAATTTACTTTATGCTAGAGCAAAATCAATATACCGAAGATAATATTCGATCACTCGATTGGAAAGAACATATCCGTATGCGTCCCGGGATGTATATCGGAAAATTGGGAGATGGATCTTCGCCGGATGATGGTATTTATATTCTGTTAAAAGAGGTTTTAGACAACTGTATCGATGAGTTCGTAATGGGCTCAGGAAAAACTATTGAAGTGACTATCAAGGATAAAACGGTTTCTGTTCGTGATTACGGACGTGGAATTCCGTTAGGAAAAGTAGTCGATGTTGTTTCGAAAATGAATACCGGAGGAAAGTACGATTCTAAAGCTTTCCAGAAATCAGTAGGTTTAAATGGTGTCGGAACAAAAGCAGTAAATGCACTTTCAAATTATTTTAGAGTAGAATCTGTTCGTGATGATAAACAAAAAGGAGCAGAGTTTTCAGCAGGAAATTTAGTTTTAGAAGAAGATATAATCGACACTACGAAGCGAAAAGGAACAAAAGTTACTTTTACGCCGGATGAATCGATCTTTAAAAATTACAAATTCCGTATGGAATATGTAATTAAAATGGTTAAAAACTATTGTTACCTAAACAATGGTTTGACGATTATTTTTAATGGTGAAAAATATATTTCGGAAAATGGACTTCGTGATTTATTAGAAGAAACTATAAATGCTGAAGATCTTGAATATCCAATTATTCACTTGAAAGATCACGATATTGAGATCGCTTTAACGCACAGTAAAACGCAATATAGCGAAGAATATCACTCTTTTGTCAACGGTCAGAATACTACACAAGGAGGAACGCACTTAGCGGCTTACAGAGAAGCTATTGTAAAAACGATTCGTGAGTTTTACAACAAAAACTTTGAAGCATCTGACGTTCGTAAATCGATCGTAAGTGCGATTAGTATCAAGGTAATGGAACCGGTTTTTGAATCTCAGACCAAAACTAAATTAGGTTCTACAGATATGGGTTCTGATGATGGAACGCCACCAGTTTCTGTACGTACGTTTGTAAACGATTTTGTAAAGAATAAATTAGATAATTATTTACATAAAAATCCTCCAACAGCAGAAGCATTATTGCGTAAAATTCTGCAAGCTGAACGTGAGCGTAAAGAATTATCAGGAATTAGAAAATTAGCGACAGATCGTGCTAAAAAAGCGAATCTTCATAATAAAAAATTAAGAGATTGTCGTGCGCATCTTCCAGATACAAAGAATCCTAGAAACTTAGAAAGTACGCTTTTTATTACCGAGGGAGATTCGGCTTCCGGATCGATTACAAAGTCGCGTGATGTGAATACTCAAGCGGTTTTCAGTTTACGTGGTAAACCTTTGAATTCCTACGGAATGACAAAGAAAATTGTGTATGAAAACGAAGAATTCAATTTACTGCAAGCGGCTTTAGATATCGAAGACGGATTGGAAAAATTGCGTTATAACAATATCGTAATCGCAACCGATGCCGATGTTGATGGTATGCACATTCGTTTGTTATTGATTACGTTTTTCCTTCAGTTTTTTCCTGAGTTAATCAAAGAAGGACATTTATATATCTTGCAAACACCGCTTTTCAGGGTTCGAAATAAAAAAGAAACCATCTATTGTTATTCAGATGAAGAAAGAAAAGATGCGATCGAGAAACTAAAACCAAAACCAGAAATTACCCGATTTAAAGGTTTGGGAGAGATTTCGCCAGATGAGTTCAAAAACTTTATTGGAGAAACCATTCGACTTGATCCAATTATGATGGATAAAAATACTTCGATTGAGCAATTATTGTCTTTCTATATGGGAAAAAATACTCCGGACAGACAAGAGTTTATCATCAAGAATTTGAAGGTTGAATTGGATGCGGTTGAAGAGGAAGTTTAGAAATTTAAAATAATATATATTGCCAGACGGTCTTCAAAATAAAGTCATTTTTAAACAAGTTGCGGAGTTATTGCAAAATGCCCGACAACAGGTTTTGCGTACCGTAAATTCAACAATGACAATTACTTATTTTGAAATTGGAAGAATTATTGTTGAAGAAGAACAAAATGGGAATGATAGGGCAGAGTATGGAAAGCAGTTATTAAAAAGCCTTTCAAAGGAATTAACAAGGGAGTTTGGGAAAGGATTTTCTCTTAGAAATCTAGAACAAATAAGACAGTTCTATATGACTTATTCAAAATCTGAGTCACTGACTAGGATTTTACAAATTCAAAAAGCGCAGTCACTGACTGCGGAATTCAAATCTCAAAAAGCGCAGACACTGTCTGCGCTTTTTGAGAGACTAGATTATCAAACTTTGTCTTCATTTTTTAAGCTGACTTTCAGTCATTATATTTTTTTAATGCGAATTGATGATGAAAAGGAAAGACGTTTTTACAAAATCGAATCTGAAAAACATAATTGGAGTGTTAGAGAGTTAAAACGTCAATTTGATACGGCGCTTTATACAAGATTAGCTTTAAGTAGAGATAAGGAAGGA
This genomic interval carries:
- a CDS encoding TonB-dependent receptor, which produces MRKIALLLFLLNTVFLFAQKEISGVVKDKAGAPLPGVNILEKGTTNGVSTDFEGSYRIKVKDGATLIFSYIGYTTVEKQATSGDVSIVLDQNGGQILSDVVVVGSRNTKRTVVNSAVPIDVINVKDVTTQSGKIEINQLLQYVAPSFNANKQSGSDGADHVDPASLRGMGPDQTLVLINGKRRHQSSLINLFGTRGRGNTGTDLNAIPVASIKRIEILRDGAAAQYGSDAIAGVINIVTADNVNELTGSVTYGAFNTDAKGDFLPGTPNTKGYRLDTKGNGNSYGKDKSLDGQSVKVAANYGVALGSKGGYVNFTGEFINKEKTLRPGYDFRKGFGDAQINGLNFFGNLAVPIADKTEFYAFGGSSVRNTDAYAFTRNDGERVVESVYPGGYTPRITSKINDNSIAAGIRTETSGGWKMDLSNTFGKNKFHYDIKGTINASLLDKSPLQFDAGGHSLLQNTTNFDISKNYPDVLKGFNIAFGTEFRVEKFEIFAGEEGSYTTYDTNGKPITDPTTQSPPTIPNPDYDPTDPTSSPTIPRPGSSQGFPGYSPANVVNESRTNFSLYTDAELDVTESLMVSGAVRFENYSDFGSTLNGKLASRLKITDHINLRGSVSTGFRAPSLAQVYYNLRFTNFNAGGATEVLLAPNDSPVTRAFGIQKLNEEKAVNASLGFTATFGDFTATVDGYYIKVKDRIVLTGYFDAKPLNLGVDKAQFFANGVDTSTHGLDLVFSWKKSFDFGQFGATLVGNINDMKIDNVKNGTLPGDIFFGKREKAFLLASAPDSKFGLNLNYSIHKFDAGLAFTRFSKVVLVDYADEDDVYNPRLVTDVTLGYKLSKSLKVSIGSNNLFNVYPTKQDEQGNTEAGGYWDAVQMGFSGAYYYARLGFNF
- the ychF gene encoding redox-regulated ATPase YchF, giving the protein MKAGIVGLPNVGKSTLFNCLSNAKAQSANFPFCTIEPNIGVVNVPDPRINKLEELVKPERVQMATVDIVDIAGLVKGASKGEGLGNQFLGNIRECNAIIHVLRCFDNDNIVHVDGNVNPIRDKETIDIELQLKDLETVEKRLEKVNRAAKTGNKEAQTEKALLDRIREALLQAKSARTITPQGNDEEVLMESFQLITAKPVLYVCNVDENSAVNGNKYVDQVRELVKDEDAEVIILSVGAEADITELESYEERQVFLEDMGLTEPGASVLIRAAYKLLKQQTYFTAGVKEVRAWTINIGATAPQAAGVIHTDFEKGFIRAEVISYEDYVQYGSEAKAKEAGKFKVEGKEYVVKDGDVMHFRFNV
- a CDS encoding TIGR02117 family protein → MLKTTFKFLGWTILGIITFLVLYVISVYLISKITVNSDIVQVDEKDAIPIYILSNGVHTDIVVPITTEIKDWRNEIQFSQTQSKDSLMQFVAFGWGDKGFYLHTPEWSDLKASTALKAIFGVSSSAMHTTFFKQLKEGENCKRILISKDNYQKLVAYISESFNNPTNPEWIQGYSYGKKDAFYEAKGSYSLFYTCNTWANCALKAANQKASLWTIYDKGIFCHYQ
- a CDS encoding YihY/virulence factor BrkB family protein, whose product is MKIKNIFSKTWFLLKNTFLEFNDDNAIKLSAALAYYTIFALPPLLIIIITICGFFFGEEAVTGELYGQINGLVGNGAASQIQEAIKNVQLSGDNLFATVFGIVMLLIGASGVFAEIQSSINFIWGLRAKPDKGIKKFIQNRLMSFSMIASVGFLMLVSLFISTTLDLLSSRLKVYFPESTVYLFYVVNLVIVLASITTLFAIIFRTLPDGKIRWKDAFIGSGVTAVLFMIGKFAIGFYLGSSTVASVYGAAGSVIIILVWVYYSAIILYFGAEFTKVYAKSYGGKIYPNEYSVEIAKEIYEIDKPKKEPIEETLQKEKP
- a CDS encoding NAD(P)H-dependent oxidoreductase, with the translated sequence MKIVAFGGSNSQHSINKHFATYAASLFENADVEVLDLNDFAMPLFSVDLEKEIGQHELAKAFLKKIESADVLVISLAENNGNYSAAFKNLFDWSSRITKEVFQQKATLLLATSPGPRGGASVLEIANNALPRYGAQIKATYSLPTFNANFNLEENKISNTELDKELKDIIKSSF
- a CDS encoding transglutaminase domain-containing protein; translated protein: MILKKIAFIFLFLSFIFPHLSYSQKYDAIDNIVLKYPKHFGSTESLAERIQKDFTTEHDKARAIYSWIALNIKYDYKAYLNPPKSIRFSYRNEAEKQRQIEALKDKTWQKAFDSQKAVCEGFTLLYQRLATLVGLKAEVIRGDSKRLLSDIGRENLQSNHAWNMVQIDRKWILVDATWGQGYYDSNKKAMVNYFNSVYFDTDPKYFFAKHFPDSGVYLNEKLNKDDFLNGPLIFDATIEGNYEILSPDSGIIEANDGDKITFRIKNISKADTLFYVKKGKATKIENPREVRGSLEFQVTYDKKMGSYITFFLYQNSIASFKILPK